Proteins found in one Nitratiruptor sp. SB155-2 genomic segment:
- a CDS encoding RDD family protein — protein MRWRSVKQGKIDKSQTETKQKDYSPAPISDRLKAFLTDTFMITMPIMYIVIYLVMGSREGFREHMAAGWLYIIIPHYLIVTFLWTIKGETPGMRAYDMKIIRWNSLENPNFFQSTIRYIAMPFSILSIVGVVIAFFRKDKATFHDLISLTRMIHVPKK, from the coding sequence ATGAGATGGAGAAGTGTCAAACAGGGCAAAATCGATAAATCACAAACCGAAACGAAACAAAAAGATTATAGCCCTGCGCCTATTTCAGATCGCCTCAAAGCCTTTTTAACCGATACTTTTATGATCACTATGCCTATTATGTATATTGTCATCTACCTTGTCATGGGTAGCAGAGAAGGTTTTCGCGAACATATGGCGGCAGGGTGGCTCTATATCATCATTCCCCATTATCTCATCGTAACGTTCCTTTGGACTATCAAGGGCGAAACGCCCGGGATGCGGGCATACGATATGAAAATCATCAGATGGAACAGTTTAGAAAATCCAAACTTTTTCCAATCCACCATCCGCTATATTGCCATGCCTTTTTCTATATTATCCATAGTTGGAGTAGTGATTGCATTCTTTAGAAAGGATAAAGCGACATTTCACGATCTCATTTCTTTGACTAGAATGATCCATGTTCCCAAAAAATAG
- a CDS encoding MFS transporter has translation MFPKNRLFLLVSTFYFWFFAIIGVYVIYMPKVLELKGYSSFEIGIVFAMSPLMRFLTPFLFLKKFRLDQKAFAFSLLLAISSGILFFITISNFVLFLIPNIFIGIAFALMLPYVETIALAKIGKEKYGRSRLFGSIGFIVVALVLAKFMDNPNIALDLLFITILMTVVVSFFFLQETSMAKMSKGSINFFKHWPLWANLFLMQVSFGPFYNFFTIYESEQGLDYATISYLWTFGVLAEIIMLYFQAPLMKKNLLSLLKLSSGITAFRWLLLFLFPTNLPILYVSQSLHAFSFALYYSAAISYLFHIYNNKTLAQQFFGGVSFGLGGMVGSFLAGLLYGKYLFLYAAVIAFLSFLVIILERLKRDSNVKNN, from the coding sequence ATGTTCCCAAAAAATAGGCTCTTTCTCCTTGTATCTACGTTTTATTTTTGGTTTTTCGCCATTATCGGCGTGTATGTTATCTATATGCCAAAAGTTTTGGAGCTCAAAGGGTACTCTTCATTCGAAATTGGTATCGTATTTGCCATGAGTCCATTAATGCGGTTTTTGACACCTTTTTTATTTTTAAAAAAATTTCGACTTGATCAAAAAGCGTTTGCTTTTTCGCTTCTTTTAGCTATCTCTTCTGGAATTCTTTTTTTCATAACGATCAGCAACTTTGTACTTTTTCTGATTCCCAACATCTTCATAGGAATCGCTTTTGCATTGATGCTTCCCTATGTAGAGACAATCGCTTTAGCCAAAATAGGAAAAGAGAAATACGGCAGAAGCAGACTCTTTGGTTCAATCGGATTCATTGTAGTTGCACTGGTTCTTGCTAAATTTATGGACAATCCAAATATCGCTTTAGATCTTCTTTTTATCACTATTCTTATGACGGTAGTCGTCTCTTTTTTCTTTTTACAAGAAACATCGATGGCAAAAATGAGTAAAGGCTCCATCAATTTTTTCAAACACTGGCCTTTGTGGGCCAATCTCTTTTTAATGCAGGTGAGTTTTGGACCATTCTATAACTTTTTTACTATCTATGAAAGCGAGCAGGGGTTAGATTATGCAACGATCAGCTATCTGTGGACATTCGGCGTTCTAGCTGAAATTATCATGCTCTATTTTCAAGCCCCATTGATGAAAAAAAATCTTCTTTCTTTACTGAAACTCTCATCTGGTATCACGGCGTTTCGATGGCTTCTCCTATTTCTTTTCCCAACAAATCTACCAATTCTTTACGTTTCTCAATCACTGCACGCTTTTAGTTTTGCACTCTACTACTCCGCAGCAATAAGCTACCTTTTCCATATCTACAACAACAAAACACTTGCACAACAGTTTTTTGGAGGAGTGAGTTTTGGCCTGGGCGGCATGGTGGGAAGTTTTCTTGCAGGTTTATTATATGGAAAATACCTTTTCTTATATGCAGCTGTCATAGCATTTTTATCATTTTTGGTTATAATTTTGGAAAGGCTAAAAAGGGATAGTAATGTTAAAAACAATTAA
- a CDS encoding methyl-accepting chemotaxis protein, which produces MLKTIKSKFITMLILSLVLIFLTFSFYLLNNTKSLFTQQGVKNIETLSQTAFIALRTSMNLGSKEAIESTIHALKKIKGISHIEIYRSRKIDELFGQIEKNNNRNPVIQKVFQTKKKIILARKSKIDYYKPLIANKSCLTCHTNAKIGEVLGVIEIGLDQKDLDEKLDSLTRIVFSAIIISIILLIGIFSYFFHKNVFKPLTVMALRAKDIATGSGDLTKRLNFKKEDEIAQVGKWIDRFIEKIQQIVRSIQEKAHINFTIADKLKKESKRVHATLLNNIDLVNQSVKEGDRVKKDLQESLQSIKKSQEYVEEAKNRIDAVQESISHLLTEVNRQSKNGLEIANRLEQLSQRAIEVRNVLDLIEDIATKTNLLALNAAIEAARSGEHGKGFAVVADEVRNLAEQSQKSLAESYKIIEQIVEDIVETSKLMAQNAKELQAINNQVHKNEEDISQIHSFMDQVNQISNTSYEQSKELAQSVENILYKINQVKESSSNSLHSVDSIIEMINELEGVAEELEKVLRQFKV; this is translated from the coding sequence ATGTTAAAAACAATTAAATCAAAATTTATAACTATGTTGATACTCTCATTGGTCCTCATTTTCCTGACTTTTTCTTTTTATCTCCTCAATAACACAAAATCACTTTTTACACAGCAGGGGGTCAAAAATATAGAAACACTCTCTCAAACAGCGTTTATAGCTTTGCGTACAAGTATGAATCTGGGTTCGAAAGAGGCGATTGAGTCAACGATACATGCACTGAAAAAGATAAAAGGAATATCGCATATTGAAATATATCGTTCTCGAAAAATCGATGAACTTTTTGGTCAAATCGAAAAAAATAATAATCGAAATCCCGTTATCCAAAAGGTTTTCCAAACCAAAAAGAAGATAATTCTCGCTCGAAAAAGTAAAATCGATTACTACAAACCATTGATTGCAAACAAAAGCTGCTTAACATGCCATACCAATGCCAAAATCGGTGAGGTTCTTGGCGTGATTGAAATAGGTCTTGATCAAAAGGATCTTGATGAGAAACTAGATAGTCTCACACGTATCGTCTTCTCCGCCATAATAATTTCTATTATCCTTTTGATCGGAATTTTTTCCTACTTTTTTCATAAAAATGTTTTCAAACCACTTACTGTTATGGCCCTCAGGGCTAAAGATATAGCAACGGGATCTGGCGATCTCACAAAAAGACTCAATTTCAAAAAAGAGGATGAGATCGCTCAGGTTGGAAAATGGATCGACAGATTTATCGAAAAAATCCAACAGATAGTTCGTAGTATTCAAGAAAAAGCTCATATCAACTTTACTATTGCCGATAAACTGAAAAAAGAGTCCAAAAGAGTTCATGCAACTCTGCTGAACAATATAGATCTCGTTAATCAGAGTGTAAAAGAGGGGGATAGAGTTAAAAAGGATCTCCAAGAGAGTCTCCAAAGCATCAAAAAGTCCCAAGAATATGTTGAAGAGGCAAAGAATAGGATCGATGCCGTTCAAGAATCGATATCACATCTGCTCACAGAGGTCAACAGACAATCCAAAAATGGTCTTGAAATAGCGAATCGTTTGGAACAACTTTCACAAAGAGCCATAGAAGTACGCAATGTACTTGATCTGATCGAAGATATCGCCACAAAAACCAATCTTTTAGCTCTCAATGCTGCCATTGAGGCTGCAAGAAGCGGCGAACATGGCAAAGGGTTTGCCGTTGTGGCAGATGAGGTACGAAATCTTGCAGAACAGTCTCAAAAAAGTCTGGCAGAATCGTATAAAATTATCGAACAGATCGTTGAAGATATCGTGGAAACAAGTAAATTGATGGCCCAAAATGCCAAAGAATTACAAGCTATTAACAATCAAGTCCATAAAAATGAAGAGGATATTTCACAGATTCACTCTTTCATGGATCAAGTAAACCAGATAAGCAATACCTCTTATGAACAATCGAAAGAGTTGGCACAATCGGTGGAAAATATCCTCTATAAAATCAATCAAGTCAAGGAGAGTTCAAGTAACAGTTTGCATAGTGTAGATTCTATCATTGAGATGATAAATGAACTAGAAGGGGTAGCCGAAGAACTG